In one Paraburkholderia azotifigens genomic region, the following are encoded:
- a CDS encoding CsbD family protein produces the protein MNKDQMHGWTKQITGTLRAHIGKVIGNRAFTLKGRVGQVIGKTQASYGSAQARLKKRG, from the coding sequence GATGCATGGCTGGACAAAGCAGATTACCGGCACGCTGCGCGCACACATTGGCAAGGTCATTGGCAATCGGGCGTTCACGCTGAAAGGCCGCGTGGGGCAAGTGATCGGCAAGACCCAGGCTTCTTACGGTAGCGCGCAGGCCCGCCTCAAGAAACGCGGGTGA
- a CDS encoding IS6 family transposase, which yields MKKTKLLYHGHRFPAVVISCAVRWYFRFSLSLRDIEELLLERGVVVTYETIRCWCDKFGAGFAQCAKAVRRKPGSTWHLDEMFVTLRGEPYLLWRAVDEHGAELDVLVQKRRDKGAAKRFFRRVLRSNPVPRKIVTDQLRSYPAAKADIPELAQVKHVFVKAAARVNNRAENSHQPTRRREHQMCGFRDARRTQSFLSSFGPIRQQFALPRHQMNAACHRAILKERLATWHGWTVDAAAEEAI from the coding sequence ATGAAGAAGACGAAATTGCTTTATCACGGCCACCGCTTCCCTGCTGTCGTCATCAGCTGCGCGGTTCGCTGGTATTTCCGGTTCAGCCTGAGCCTGCGCGACATCGAAGAGTTGTTACTCGAGCGCGGCGTCGTGGTCACGTACGAAACGATCCGTTGCTGGTGCGACAAGTTCGGCGCTGGCTTTGCCCAGTGCGCCAAGGCAGTGCGGCGGAAGCCGGGCAGCACCTGGCACCTTGACGAAATGTTCGTAACGCTGCGTGGCGAGCCGTATCTGTTGTGGCGTGCGGTCGACGAGCATGGCGCAGAACTCGACGTGCTGGTACAGAAGCGGCGCGACAAGGGCGCAGCCAAGCGCTTCTTTCGGCGGGTGCTGCGATCAAATCCGGTGCCGCGCAAGATCGTTACCGATCAACTGCGCAGTTATCCGGCAGCGAAGGCTGATATTCCTGAACTCGCTCAGGTAAAGCACGTTTTCGTCAAAGCGGCCGCACGCGTGAACAACCGCGCCGAGAATAGCCACCAGCCGACCCGCAGGCGCGAACACCAGATGTGCGGCTTTCGCGATGCGCGTCGCACGCAGTCGTTTCTCTCATCCTTCGGCCCGATCCGGCAGCAGTTCGCGTTGCCCAGACATCAGATGAACGCGGCATGTCATCGCGCCATACTCAAAGAACGCCTCGCCACTTGGCATGGTTGGACGGTTGATGCCGCAGCCGAGGAAGCTATTTGA
- a CDS encoding DUF6675 family protein → MGTGIAAATPLPTPPCGTPPVPAYASLGVQPAIAILDADELDANVWRPSSCTGWPATSRTRVVVAIAGLVDAAGGPETLLARAGAVSSLHTMRYWSTTDQQWRPLFMDAAALTGPAEGEQRGGDFRPSELLAGRTVYFWANDSRSGSVVYRMRVLERSPQRIALGEENVSPVRALGLTVFGPTALQTVVFAQRQTNDVWGLYILARIDRQASSFITSGHDASTANRALALFRYLADIPTDAEPPAALSG, encoded by the coding sequence ATGGGCACCGGCATCGCCGCGGCGACGCCGTTGCCAACGCCACCGTGCGGGACACCACCGGTACCGGCGTACGCGTCGTTGGGCGTGCAACCCGCGATCGCGATCCTCGATGCGGATGAACTTGATGCAAATGTGTGGCGGCCGTCCTCGTGCACTGGATGGCCAGCCACCTCACGCACCAGGGTTGTGGTCGCGATCGCAGGTTTGGTCGACGCCGCGGGCGGTCCCGAGACGCTTTTGGCACGTGCCGGGGCGGTCTCCTCTCTGCACACCATGCGCTACTGGTCCACGACGGACCAGCAGTGGCGTCCTTTGTTCATGGACGCCGCAGCGCTGACCGGACCTGCCGAGGGCGAGCAACGGGGGGGTGATTTCCGCCCGTCGGAACTGCTGGCCGGCCGAACCGTTTACTTCTGGGCAAACGACAGTCGCTCCGGCTCCGTGGTGTACCGGATGCGGGTGCTGGAGCGCAGCCCGCAGCGGATAGCGCTGGGCGAGGAAAATGTGTCGCCGGTCCGTGCCTTGGGACTGACAGTGTTCGGGCCGACTGCGCTGCAGACGGTAGTGTTTGCGCAGCGCCAGACGAACGACGTATGGGGTCTGTACATTCTCGCGCGTATCGATCGACAAGCCAGCAGTTTCATCACGAGCGGGCACGATGCCTCGACGGCGAATCGGGCGCTGGCACTTTTCCGGTATCTGGCTGACATTCCTACCGACGCGGAACCACCGGCGGCTTTGTCAGGTTGA
- a CDS encoding tyrosine-type recombinase/integrase, producing the protein MTTPSQGISPLRQRMMDDMRMRRLAPATQANYLRVVREFTVFLGRSPDTATVEDLRRYQLHLVDRGVSPISLNAAITGLKFFFATTLGQGELMAKMRPIYLPRTLPVILSRDEVGRLIAAASNLKHQTALAVAYGTGLRASEVVALKVGDISTNRWLKAGFMSAASTRPCFCSHLSSHASCSSRNVPGGGRKRHEPAVKIRTEAHGAPWNRYAAEQPQDTGHEYEIALTGHFPAVFMKLAAQCVRLPDRPKLHRIELLFEPGMECQTHVVNKRHNTQGWPRSDTVSRERPAAGPLLARCEKGDSV; encoded by the coding sequence ATGACTACCCCCAGCCAAGGCATCAGTCCGCTACGCCAGCGCATGATGGACGACATGCGCATGCGCCGCCTCGCGCCAGCCACACAAGCCAACTATCTTCGTGTGGTTCGAGAGTTCACCGTCTTTCTCGGTCGCTCGCCTGACACCGCCACCGTCGAGGACTTGCGGCGCTATCAGCTACATCTGGTTGACCGCGGTGTGTCGCCGATTTCCCTCAACGCGGCGATCACCGGATTGAAGTTCTTCTTTGCCACCACGCTCGGTCAAGGGGAGTTGATGGCGAAGATGCGTCCGATTTATCTTCCGCGTACCTTGCCCGTCATACTCAGCCGCGACGAAGTGGGGCGGCTGATCGCGGCGGCCAGTAACCTCAAGCATCAGACAGCGCTCGCAGTAGCCTATGGCACAGGACTACGTGCCAGCGAGGTGGTGGCCCTGAAGGTCGGAGACATCTCGACAAACCGGTGGCTGAAGGCGGGCTTCATGTCAGCCGCTTCTACGCGTCCCTGTTTTTGTTCGCATTTATCGTCGCATGCATCCTGCTCCTCCCGCAACGTTCCAGGCGGCGGGAGGAAACGGCATGAGCCCGCCGTCAAAATTCGGACCGAGGCACATGGCGCGCCATGGAATCGTTACGCGGCGGAGCAGCCGCAAGACACTGGACACGAATACGAGATCGCGCTCACGGGTCACTTCCCGGCCGTCTTCATGAAATTAGCGGCGCAGTGCGTACGACTTCCCGATCGACCCAAACTGCACCGCATCGAGCTACTGTTCGAACCTGGCATGGAATGCCAAACTCACGTCGTCAACAAGCGGCACAACACACAAGGCTGGCCGCGCAGTGACACGGTGTCGCGCGAACGCCCGGCTGCCGGACCATTGTTGGCGCGTTGCGAGAAGGGTGACAGTGTGTAG
- a CDS encoding IS110 family transposase: MCTGHTPAISSAEASVNHDSTVFVGLDVHKESITVAYAIDMADVELLGKIGTLKADIDRLCKRVQSKARHVRVVYEAGPCGYGLYRELVERGFDCVVCAPSLIPKKPGERVKTDRRDAVKLVRALRAGDLSAVHVPDVEDEAFRDLARTWAAAKADLRQARQRLKSFLLSHGVRYSGNANWGPAHRRWISVFAFPNHWQQLAFDECRRTIEDRFAQCERLEATLHEAVVGWRFYPAILGLQTMRGIQFITAVGMLSELGDLSRFEHPRQLMAWLGVTPSEHSSGERRRQGSITKNGNSYARKLLVEAAWSYRYPARVSPEIQRRHEGIPKRILDRAWDAQVRLCRRYRKLAARGKNVNIAVVAVARELAGFIWDISKLAMSLAVTRNEQPA, from the coding sequence ATGTGCACAGGGCACACCCCGGCGATTTCCAGCGCGGAGGCCAGCGTGAACCACGATAGCACGGTGTTTGTCGGTCTGGATGTTCACAAGGAGTCGATCACGGTGGCGTACGCAATCGATATGGCCGACGTGGAACTGTTGGGCAAGATCGGAACGCTGAAGGCGGATATCGATCGCTTGTGCAAGCGTGTTCAGTCGAAGGCGCGCCATGTCCGCGTTGTCTATGAAGCCGGCCCCTGCGGCTACGGACTCTACAGGGAGCTCGTTGAAAGAGGATTCGACTGCGTGGTATGCGCGCCGTCCCTGATCCCGAAGAAACCGGGCGAGCGCGTCAAGACGGACCGGCGCGATGCGGTCAAGCTCGTACGCGCACTGCGCGCTGGCGACCTGTCAGCGGTACACGTGCCGGATGTTGAAGATGAGGCGTTCCGGGACCTGGCGCGCACATGGGCGGCAGCGAAAGCAGATCTCAGACAGGCCCGCCAGCGATTGAAGTCCTTCCTGCTATCGCATGGAGTCCGCTACTCAGGTAACGCCAACTGGGGTCCCGCGCACCGGCGATGGATAAGCGTATTTGCATTCCCAAACCACTGGCAGCAACTGGCCTTCGACGAGTGCCGTCGCACGATCGAAGACAGGTTTGCGCAATGTGAGCGCCTCGAGGCGACCCTGCACGAAGCTGTCGTCGGCTGGCGATTTTATCCGGCCATTCTCGGTCTGCAGACCATGCGCGGCATACAGTTCATCACCGCCGTGGGCATGCTCTCCGAATTGGGAGATCTCTCCCGCTTCGAGCACCCGCGTCAACTGATGGCCTGGCTGGGCGTGACGCCCTCAGAACATTCTTCGGGTGAGCGGCGGCGTCAGGGCAGCATCACGAAGAACGGCAATAGCTATGCAAGAAAGCTGCTCGTCGAGGCCGCCTGGAGCTACAGATACCCGGCACGCGTGAGCCCGGAAATTCAGCGCCGACATGAAGGCATCCCCAAACGCATCCTCGACCGTGCCTGGGACGCACAGGTCCGACTCTGCCGCCGATACCGCAAGCTGGCAGCACGCGGCAAGAATGTGAACATCGCTGTCGTCGCCGTCGCACGCGAACTTGCGGGGTTCATCTGGGACATCAGCAAGCTCGCAATGTCGCTCGCCGTAACGCGAAACGAGCAGCCGGCGTAG
- a CDS encoding transglutaminase-like domain-containing protein, producing MNLRVGYELIYECVQPTPMMLMLNTHFSRAQDVLSADLLAVDPPVAIKQYRDSFGNLCSRIVAPAGLISLSTTALLDISDQPETNERLDYQHAIETLPDECLMFLLGSRYCETDLLSDIAWKLFSSTLPGSRRVQAICDYVHHHITFGYEFARPTKTAFQAWQERKGVCRDFAHLAVALCRAMNIPARYCTGYISDVGVPPPWSPMDFAAWFEAYVGGSWQTFDPRNNAPRTGRVLMARGRDAADVAISNTFGPTKLVKFDVHCAPE from the coding sequence ATGAATCTTCGAGTGGGCTATGAACTGATATATGAGTGCGTGCAGCCGACACCGATGATGCTGATGTTGAACACGCATTTTTCCCGAGCGCAGGATGTGTTGTCCGCCGATCTGCTGGCGGTCGATCCCCCGGTGGCGATCAAGCAGTATCGCGATAGCTTCGGCAATCTCTGCAGCCGCATCGTCGCGCCGGCAGGGCTGATTTCGCTCTCCACCACCGCGCTGCTCGACATCTCCGATCAACCCGAGACGAACGAACGGCTCGACTATCAGCATGCCATTGAAACGCTTCCGGATGAATGTCTGATGTTCCTCCTCGGCAGCCGCTATTGCGAAACCGATCTGCTGTCCGACATTGCGTGGAAACTGTTTTCCAGTACGCTTCCGGGGAGCCGCCGGGTGCAGGCGATTTGCGACTACGTGCATCATCACATCACGTTTGGATACGAATTTGCACGGCCGACCAAGACCGCTTTTCAGGCGTGGCAGGAACGCAAGGGCGTGTGTCGCGACTTCGCGCATCTGGCCGTGGCGTTGTGCCGCGCGATGAATATTCCGGCGCGCTATTGCACGGGATACATCAGTGATGTCGGCGTGCCGCCGCCTTGGAGTCCGATGGATTTTGCAGCCTGGTTCGAAGCCTACGTTGGGGGCTCATGGCAGACCTTCGATCCGCGCAACAACGCGCCGCGTACTGGACGTGTGCTGATGGCGCGCGGCCGCGATGCTGCCGATGTTGCGATCAGCAACACATTTGGTCCGACGAAGCTCGTCAAATTCGATGTCCACTGCGCGCCCGAGTGA
- a CDS encoding transglutaminase family protein — protein sequence MSAPHRLTVRHQSVYRYSEPVRFGEHRMMFRPRASHDLRLLTMQLLITPTPERLHWLHDVLDNSVAVATFSAEASELQFRSEVTLEHWEAPLPDYSLEPYASTWPFAYTSEEASDLVNARSRQYPDAEVDLWARRFIESGGTTGTMTLLRSMTLEIKNSFTYVRRTEKGVNRPADTLRLRCGSCRDFAVLMMDAVRSLGFAARFVSGYIFVPDYDATLGGGATHAWLQIYLPGAGWVDFDPTNSIVGNRHLIRVAVAWNYEQVLPLWGTWHGATYSFLGLEVDVSVTEDV from the coding sequence ATGAGCGCACCTCACCGGCTAACCGTACGGCATCAGAGCGTCTACCGCTACTCGGAGCCCGTGCGCTTCGGCGAGCATCGGATGATGTTCCGCCCGCGTGCGAGTCATGATTTGCGGCTTCTCACCATGCAGCTGCTGATTACACCCACACCCGAACGGCTGCATTGGTTGCACGATGTCTTGGACAACTCGGTCGCAGTCGCGACATTTTCGGCCGAAGCGTCCGAGCTGCAGTTCCGAAGCGAGGTGACGCTCGAACACTGGGAGGCGCCGTTGCCCGATTATTCGCTGGAGCCCTATGCGTCGACGTGGCCCTTCGCATATACGAGCGAGGAGGCCTCCGATCTGGTGAACGCGCGAAGCCGTCAGTACCCGGACGCCGAGGTTGACTTATGGGCGCGACGCTTTATCGAATCCGGCGGCACCACGGGCACGATGACGTTGTTGCGCAGTATGACGCTCGAGATCAAGAACAGCTTCACGTACGTGCGGCGTACCGAGAAGGGCGTTAATCGTCCTGCCGACACCTTACGCCTGCGCTGCGGCAGCTGCCGCGATTTCGCGGTGCTGATGATGGATGCCGTCCGCTCGCTTGGCTTCGCAGCCCGGTTTGTCAGCGGCTATATCTTCGTGCCGGACTACGACGCTACCTTGGGGGGCGGCGCGACCCACGCATGGCTGCAGATCTATCTTCCCGGCGCAGGGTGGGTGGATTTCGATCCGACCAACAGTATCGTCGGCAACCGGCATCTGATTCGTGTGGCGGTAGCGTGGAATTACGAGCAAGTGCTGCCGCTCTGGGGCACGTGGCATGGTGCGACGTATTCGTTCCTCGGTCTCGAGGTCGACGTGAGCGTGACGGAAGACGTCTAA
- a CDS encoding DUF1488 domain-containing protein: MAKKVVGLSFPNPSRSYDASRRCVCFGGYDKAREIAFLVDGQILMKLNPGTRSEETDLLAAFDRSLDQIRELAKTLYKGGQQIRYVIS; the protein is encoded by the coding sequence ATGGCAAAGAAGGTGGTCGGGCTCAGCTTTCCCAATCCCAGTCGTTCTTACGACGCATCAAGGCGTTGCGTGTGTTTTGGGGGCTACGACAAGGCTCGCGAGATCGCGTTTCTTGTCGATGGCCAGATCCTGATGAAGCTCAACCCTGGAACCCGCAGCGAGGAAACCGATCTGCTCGCCGCGTTCGATCGCAGTCTCGACCAAATACGGGAACTGGCCAAAACGTTATACAAAGGTGGCCAACAGATCCGGTACGTGATCTCCTGA
- a CDS encoding DUF2513 domain-containing protein, with translation MKRDMNLALAILKTLEENKSPHLSEYDIESALKDAFDVSNRGVWYQLNLLADANLVRSMGSDWRLTWDGHEFLKSAVPNTFEDT, from the coding sequence GTGAAACGCGATATGAATCTGGCACTCGCAATACTGAAGACTCTCGAGGAAAACAAATCCCCGCACCTCAGCGAATATGACATTGAAAGCGCGCTCAAGGATGCGTTCGATGTTTCGAACCGGGGTGTGTGGTATCAGTTGAACCTGCTGGCCGACGCAAATCTCGTCCGCTCGATGGGTAGCGACTGGCGGCTAACCTGGGATGGCCACGAGTTTTTAAAGTCGGCGGTCCCGAATACCTTCGAAGACACCTGA
- a CDS encoding SagB/ThcOx family dehydrogenase: MDRLKHAMLEYHERSKHRVSGYAPGPGILDWATQPDPFRVFHGAPRIGLPLAADSLTTRYNELRCGALPPARRFDLSSLAILFELSLGLSAWKSYGTQRWALRCNPSSGNLHPTEGYLLCPTLPGLSGGVYHYLSRDHSLECRAAVDDERWSEAFPQSGVLVGISSIPWREAWKYGIRAWRYCQHDSGHVIAAVSYAAAALGWQTRLVEAAADDAVANLLGLNRGEDFAKAEAEAPDALLWIGNPALRPDLERMLIALDSAQWHGRANQLSPGHVKWPDIDSIHRATHKARTREPTSPNPELHPSPAAPALDLSFARIARQRRSAVNFDGTTSIAKAAFFSMLACLLPRHDTPPWNALVSPAAVHAALMVHRVGDLEPGLYMFVRNPRALPDLKRSLRPEWLWQKTGPDHLPLYLLLPYDLRATAKLICCHQDIGADSCFTLGMIAGFGIALKQPWRYRHLFWECGILGQVLYLEAEAAGVRATGIGCFFDDEMHALLGVEDHTWQSLYHFTVGRAVDDQRLSTCPPYEVQP, encoded by the coding sequence ATGGACCGGTTAAAGCATGCAATGCTTGAATATCACGAGCGCAGCAAGCATCGCGTCAGCGGCTACGCCCCTGGCCCCGGGATACTCGACTGGGCAACCCAACCGGATCCGTTCCGGGTGTTTCACGGCGCACCGCGCATTGGTCTGCCGTTAGCCGCGGATAGCCTGACTACACGCTACAACGAACTGCGCTGCGGCGCTTTGCCGCCCGCGCGCAGATTCGATCTTTCCAGTCTGGCCATCCTGTTCGAACTTTCGCTCGGCCTGTCGGCGTGGAAATCCTACGGGACCCAGCGGTGGGCACTGCGCTGCAACCCTTCGAGCGGAAATCTGCATCCGACCGAGGGCTATCTTCTGTGTCCGACTCTGCCCGGCTTGTCCGGTGGGGTCTACCATTACCTGAGCCGGGACCATTCCCTTGAATGTCGCGCTGCAGTGGATGACGAACGATGGAGCGAGGCGTTCCCGCAAAGCGGCGTCTTGGTCGGCATAAGCTCGATCCCTTGGCGCGAGGCGTGGAAATACGGCATACGCGCCTGGCGCTACTGCCAGCACGATAGCGGCCATGTCATCGCCGCGGTGAGTTACGCCGCGGCAGCGCTTGGCTGGCAGACGCGGCTGGTGGAGGCGGCTGCGGACGACGCCGTGGCCAACCTGCTTGGATTGAACCGCGGAGAAGATTTCGCGAAGGCAGAAGCAGAGGCGCCGGATGCCTTGCTCTGGATCGGCAACCCTGCATTGCGGCCTGATCTTGAGCGCATGCTGATCGCCCTGGATAGCGCACAGTGGCACGGACGCGCGAATCAGCTGAGTCCGGGACATGTGAAGTGGCCGGATATCGATTCGATCCATCGCGCCACGCATAAGGCCCGTACTCGCGAACCAACCTCGCCGAATCCAGAGCTGCATCCGTCGCCCGCGGCGCCCGCCCTTGATCTCAGCTTTGCCCGGATCGCGCGGCAGCGTCGCAGCGCGGTGAATTTCGACGGTACGACGTCCATCGCCAAGGCGGCGTTTTTCAGCATGCTGGCGTGCCTGTTGCCACGTCATGACACGCCGCCGTGGAATGCGCTGGTGTCTCCTGCGGCAGTGCATGCAGCGCTAATGGTGCACCGCGTGGGCGACCTGGAGCCGGGCCTGTATATGTTCGTGAGAAATCCGCGCGCGCTGCCGGATCTCAAGCGGTCTCTACGTCCAGAATGGCTCTGGCAAAAGACCGGCCCCGATCATCTGCCGCTCTATCTTCTGCTGCCTTACGATTTACGCGCCACGGCAAAGTTGATCTGCTGCCACCAGGATATCGGCGCCGATTCCTGCTTTACGCTGGGGATGATCGCGGGATTCGGAATCGCGTTGAAACAGCCATGGCGTTATCGCCATCTGTTCTGGGAATGCGGCATTCTTGGCCAGGTGCTCTATCTCGAAGCCGAAGCCGCCGGCGTGCGCGCGACAGGGATTGGCTGCTTTTTCGATGATGAAATGCACGCACTGCTCGGCGTGGAGGATCACACCTGGCAAAGCCTGTATCACTTCACCGTCGGCCGTGCGGTAGACGATCAGCGCCTGTCCACGTGTCCACCGTATGAGGTTCAGCCTTGA
- a CDS encoding type II toxin-antitoxin system HicB family antitoxin: MQYPLYVHRDGNTGFRASFPDLPRAVARGHSFDELKRNAQEVVELMYDRSEQLIPAPTCSTSELQSLDMDDGKGIWMFIEINLARVTSKAVSVQFSLPESLLQRVDAAAKERHSTRSTFFTLAAVHELGNRDEGQLP; encoded by the coding sequence ATGCAATATCCGCTTTATGTGCACCGGGACGGCAATACCGGCTTTCGCGCCAGTTTTCCCGACCTTCCCCGAGCAGTTGCGCGTGGCCATTCGTTCGATGAACTGAAACGCAACGCACAGGAGGTTGTCGAGCTGATGTATGACCGCAGCGAGCAACTCATACCCGCTCCCACCTGCAGTACGTCGGAGTTGCAATCGCTCGACATGGACGATGGGAAAGGGATCTGGATGTTCATCGAGATCAATCTGGCACGGGTTACCTCGAAAGCCGTGAGCGTTCAATTCAGTCTGCCCGAGAGTCTGCTGCAGAGAGTCGACGCTGCAGCAAAAGAGCGTCACTCGACGCGCTCTACGTTCTTTACGCTGGCTGCCGTACACGAACTTGGAAACCGGGACGAAGGGCAATTGCCCTAG
- a CDS encoding IS91 family transposase has protein sequence MAHCALEVADVFRALGPAWRQSAHLNLGQLKVMSAIEQCRSAALGGHVLRCQGCARIEIAYNSCRNRHCPRCQATAARRWLQAREADLLPVEYYHVVFTLPAAISAIAYYNKAVIYGLLFDIAAETLRSIAADPKHLGAQIGATLVLHTWGSALTHHPHVHGIVPGGGLSPDRSRWVACKPGFFLPVRVLSRLFRRRFLEELEAIYRRGQLRFFGEYAELNDMAAFAGWLAPMRTCEWVVYAKRPFAGPKAVLAYLSRYTHRVAISNQRLVALDEHGVTFRWKDYRVDGRTRNKTMTLQADEFVRRFLLHVLPGGFHRIRHYGLLANPSRRENLATIRELLGAAPNSVGLSANVVSTVEVPPSFVCRHCGSPMIIIDILQRSRPIRAPPVECAHA, from the coding sequence GTGGCGCATTGCGCGCTCGAGGTAGCCGATGTCTTCCGCGCTCTTGGTCCAGCGTGGCGCCAATCCGCTCACCTGAACCTTGGGCAACTGAAGGTGATGTCAGCGATCGAACAGTGCCGCAGCGCGGCGCTGGGAGGGCACGTGCTGCGTTGCCAGGGATGCGCCAGGATCGAGATCGCCTACAACTCATGCCGCAACAGACATTGTCCGAGGTGTCAGGCTACCGCTGCGCGCCGGTGGCTCCAAGCGCGTGAGGCCGATCTTCTTCCCGTCGAGTACTACCACGTGGTCTTTACGCTGCCGGCTGCGATCAGCGCGATTGCGTACTACAACAAGGCCGTCATCTATGGGCTGCTGTTCGATATCGCGGCCGAAACATTGCGCAGCATCGCCGCCGATCCGAAGCATCTCGGGGCACAGATCGGTGCCACTCTCGTGCTGCATACCTGGGGCTCCGCGCTCACGCATCATCCCCATGTGCATGGCATCGTTCCCGGTGGTGGGCTGTCGCCGGACCGAAGCAGGTGGGTAGCGTGCAAGCCAGGCTTCTTCCTTCCGGTGCGCGTGCTCTCGCGCCTGTTCCGGCGACGCTTCCTCGAGGAGCTGGAAGCGATCTATCGCCGCGGCCAGTTGCGCTTCTTCGGCGAATACGCCGAGCTCAACGATATGGCAGCCTTTGCCGGGTGGCTTGCGCCAATGCGTACATGTGAGTGGGTGGTATACGCCAAACGCCCGTTTGCAGGGCCCAAAGCAGTGCTCGCCTATCTGTCACGCTATACCCACCGGGTGGCGATCTCCAACCAACGCCTGGTCGCGCTCGACGAACATGGCGTCACCTTCCGCTGGAAGGACTACCGCGTAGACGGACGCACACGCAACAAGACCATGACGCTCCAGGCAGATGAGTTCGTGCGCCGGTTCCTGCTGCACGTGCTGCCTGGCGGCTTCCACCGCATCCGCCACTACGGTCTGCTCGCGAACCCATCGCGGCGCGAGAATCTCGCGACGATACGCGAGTTGCTGGGCGCCGCGCCTAACAGTGTCGGCCTCAGTGCCAACGTCGTATCCACCGTGGAAGTACCGCCAAGCTTCGTTTGCCGGCACTGCGGTTCGCCAATGATCATCATCGACATACTCCAACGCAGCAGACCTATCCGGGCACCGCCTGTCGAGTGCGCCCACGCATGA
- the istB gene encoding IS21-like element helper ATPase IstB, producing the protein MLRHPTIEKLHELRLSGMAAALTEQQGLADIEAMSFEERLGLLVERESSVRESRQTTARLRRAKLKFPDAVPEDIDYRSARGLDRSLIGQLLTCNWIRERNSTVIIGATGLGKTWLSCALANQACRQGFSTLYLKMPRLNEDLAIAHGSGRYARLLAQWAKTDVLLMDDFAMAPMSDGAVRDLLEILDDRHGHRSTLVTSQIPIENWHAVLGDPTLADAILDRLVHNTYRVNLSGESMRKHKKSLTDKPRSE; encoded by the coding sequence ATGCTCAGACATCCGACCATCGAGAAGCTGCACGAGCTACGCCTGAGCGGCATGGCCGCCGCGCTCACCGAGCAGCAGGGACTCGCCGACATCGAAGCAATGAGCTTCGAGGAACGACTGGGTCTGCTTGTTGAGCGAGAGTCCAGCGTGCGCGAATCACGGCAGACGACGGCGCGGCTACGCCGCGCAAAACTGAAGTTCCCCGATGCCGTGCCCGAGGACATCGACTACCGCTCGGCACGGGGACTCGACCGCAGTCTCATCGGCCAGCTGCTGACGTGCAACTGGATTCGCGAGCGCAACAGCACGGTGATCATAGGCGCCACCGGTCTTGGCAAGACCTGGCTGTCTTGTGCACTGGCCAACCAGGCATGCCGTCAGGGCTTCTCAACGCTGTATCTGAAAATGCCCCGGTTGAACGAGGATCTTGCCATTGCCCACGGTAGTGGCCGCTACGCACGCCTGCTGGCGCAGTGGGCAAAGACGGACGTCCTGCTGATGGATGACTTCGCGATGGCGCCCATGAGCGACGGCGCCGTGCGCGACCTGCTGGAGATTCTTGATGATCGTCACGGCCACCGTTCGACGCTTGTGACAAGTCAGATTCCAATTGAGAACTGGCACGCGGTACTCGGGGATCCGACGCTCGCCGACGCCATTCTCGATCGACTCGTGCACAACACCTATCGCGTCAATCTCAGCGGCGAGTCGATGCGCAAACACAAAAAGAGTTTGACCGACAAACCCCGATCAGAGTAA